The following proteins come from a genomic window of Hymenobacter canadensis:
- a CDS encoding SusC/RagA family TonB-linked outer membrane protein, protein MSFPLQSPQGNRPFRRLLLTPAVGSLLLTGLAAAQPGAVLAYAPALPADETGKTLFTAVFNGPVSGRVVDAKGEALPGVTVVVEGTTLGSATDANGNFTIPNVPAGPQTLVISSIGFTTARQQITVVDGQTTQVAATTLAENTQALNEVVVVGYGTQTRQELTTAVSSVGARQIERQTVAGFDQALQGQTPGVQVTSPSGAPGAGINVRIRGNSSVSLSNSPLYVIDGVPVLPSYNRELGGLSNQSPNPLNALNPSDIESIDVLKDGAAAAIYGVRASNGVVVITTKRGKAGKAQVGLSMYYGQQQLRKKLDVLNARQFAEYYNEALINGGRTAAYPDLNNLPAETDWQDEVYRTAAIQNYQLNVSGGSDKTRYYVSGGYFKQDGIFRNSGFDRFSFRINLDQEVSQRFRIGTNLNLSRTNNNGSVRSERGSNSGGTVLGTITQIPTLPVRNADGTYATNPFNSSFDNPVGNLLETRNKALIYQAIGNIYGELDILDNLQFRSSLGIDFRTQVENEYVTREYPGNRQTSTPDPATLGQARTGTDQQVIWLNENTLTYNLTLGEKSRLTLLAGQSVQASNRFTSNARATGFPSNSVPYLYAGTANRSVSSFESEWALLSVFGRAIYNYDDRYLATVSLRADGSSRFAKDKRFGYFPAVSAGWNISKESFFPQTDAITSMKLRASYGENGNQEIGDYARFSTYGSGFGYQGNGSISGGIAPERIGNADVSWEVTKQTNLGLDLSLLEDRLTFNADVYRKRSTDLLFEVPLPLSTGAQTSNIIQNLGEVENKGLELGLNTVNVRAEDNGFAWSTNLNFTLNRGKVLNIGSVRNEQGQETGRQIINDYNIVRNGSPLGTFYGLQADGIFQTDAEAQAQNPNARAGDQRFLDLNGDGRINDQDRTIIGNANPNSIAGVTNTFSFKGLELSVFFQGSFGNDLYNENRRTTEGMSQALNQNTRVLDRWTPTNTNTDVPRAVFGDPAGNNQVSSRFIEDGSYVRLKNLTLAYGLPMSVLQKSGISGVRVYVTGQNLLTWTDYSGYDPEVSADPFSSTGFGRDLGVYPQARTYTVGLNATF, encoded by the coding sequence ATGTCGTTCCCTTTACAATCTCCGCAGGGCAACCGGCCCTTCCGGCGCCTGCTGCTGACGCCGGCCGTGGGCAGCCTGCTGCTCACGGGCCTGGCGGCCGCCCAGCCTGGTGCGGTGCTGGCCTACGCCCCTGCCCTGCCCGCCGATGAAACCGGCAAAACCCTCTTCACTGCCGTCTTCAACGGTCCCGTTTCGGGGCGGGTGGTGGATGCCAAGGGCGAGGCCCTGCCCGGCGTGACGGTGGTGGTGGAAGGTACTACCCTGGGTAGCGCCACCGATGCCAACGGCAACTTCACCATCCCGAACGTGCCGGCTGGCCCGCAGACGCTGGTTATTTCCTCGATTGGCTTCACCACGGCGCGCCAGCAGATTACGGTGGTAGATGGCCAGACCACGCAGGTGGCCGCCACTACCCTCGCCGAAAACACCCAGGCGCTGAACGAAGTGGTGGTGGTGGGCTACGGCACCCAGACCCGCCAGGAGCTGACCACGGCCGTTTCGTCGGTGGGGGCGCGGCAGATTGAGCGGCAGACGGTGGCTGGCTTCGACCAGGCGCTGCAGGGCCAGACGCCCGGCGTGCAGGTGACCTCGCCGAGCGGCGCACCCGGCGCGGGCATCAACGTCCGGATTCGCGGCAACTCGTCGGTGAGCTTGTCGAACAGCCCGCTGTATGTGATTGACGGCGTGCCGGTTTTGCCTTCCTACAACCGGGAGCTGGGCGGCCTGAGCAACCAGTCGCCGAACCCGCTGAACGCCCTCAACCCCAGCGACATCGAAAGCATCGATGTACTGAAGGACGGCGCGGCAGCCGCTATTTACGGCGTGCGCGCTTCCAACGGCGTGGTGGTGATTACGACCAAGCGCGGTAAAGCTGGCAAGGCTCAAGTCGGCCTAAGTATGTACTACGGCCAGCAGCAGCTGCGCAAAAAGCTGGACGTGCTCAACGCCCGCCAGTTTGCCGAATACTACAACGAAGCCCTGATCAACGGTGGCCGCACCGCCGCCTACCCCGACCTCAACAACCTGCCCGCCGAAACCGACTGGCAGGACGAAGTGTACCGCACGGCCGCCATCCAGAACTACCAGCTCAATGTGAGCGGCGGCTCCGATAAAACCCGCTACTACGTGAGCGGCGGCTACTTCAAGCAGGACGGTATCTTCCGCAACTCCGGCTTCGACCGGTTTAGCTTCCGCATCAACCTCGACCAAGAAGTGAGCCAGCGGTTCCGCATCGGCACCAACCTGAACCTGAGCCGCACTAACAACAACGGCTCGGTACGCTCAGAGCGCGGCTCCAACAGTGGTGGGACGGTGCTGGGCACCATCACCCAGATTCCGACGCTGCCCGTGCGCAACGCCGACGGCACGTACGCTACCAACCCCTTCAACAGCAGCTTCGACAACCCCGTTGGCAACCTGCTGGAAACCCGCAACAAGGCCCTGATCTACCAGGCCATCGGCAATATCTACGGCGAGCTGGACATCCTCGACAACCTGCAGTTCCGGTCGTCGCTGGGCATTGACTTCCGCACGCAGGTGGAGAATGAGTACGTGACGCGCGAGTACCCCGGCAACCGCCAGACCAGCACGCCCGACCCGGCCACGCTCGGCCAGGCCCGCACCGGCACCGACCAGCAGGTGATTTGGCTGAACGAAAATACGCTGACCTACAACCTCACGCTGGGCGAGAAAAGCCGCCTGACGCTGCTGGCCGGTCAGTCGGTGCAGGCGTCTAACCGCTTCACGTCCAATGCCCGCGCCACGGGCTTCCCGTCGAACTCGGTGCCGTATCTGTATGCCGGCACCGCCAACCGCTCGGTGAGCAGCTTCGAGTCGGAGTGGGCGCTGCTGAGCGTGTTCGGGCGCGCCATCTACAACTACGACGACCGATACCTGGCCACCGTCAGCCTGCGCGCCGACGGCTCCAGCCGTTTCGCCAAAGACAAGCGCTTCGGCTACTTTCCGGCCGTTAGCGCGGGCTGGAACATCAGCAAGGAAAGCTTCTTCCCGCAAACCGACGCCATTACCAGCATGAAGCTGCGCGCTTCTTACGGCGAAAACGGCAACCAGGAAATCGGCGACTACGCCCGCTTCTCCACCTACGGCTCGGGCTTCGGCTATCAGGGCAACGGCAGCATTTCGGGCGGTATCGCGCCGGAGCGTATCGGCAACGCCGACGTGAGCTGGGAGGTTACCAAGCAAACCAACCTGGGCCTCGACCTGAGCTTGCTGGAAGACCGCCTGACCTTCAACGCCGATGTGTACCGCAAGCGCAGCACCGACCTGCTGTTTGAGGTACCGCTGCCGCTAAGCACCGGCGCCCAAACGTCCAACATCATCCAGAACCTGGGCGAAGTGGAAAACAAGGGTTTGGAGCTGGGCTTGAACACGGTGAACGTGCGCGCTGAAGACAACGGCTTCGCCTGGAGCACCAACCTGAATTTTACCCTCAACCGCGGCAAAGTTCTCAACATCGGGAGCGTCCGCAACGAGCAGGGCCAGGAAACCGGCCGGCAGATCATCAACGACTACAATATTGTGCGCAATGGCTCGCCGCTGGGCACTTTCTACGGCCTGCAGGCCGACGGCATCTTCCAGACCGATGCGGAAGCGCAGGCCCAGAACCCCAACGCCCGCGCCGGCGACCAGCGGTTTTTGGACTTGAACGGCGACGGCCGCATCAACGACCAGGACCGCACGATTATCGGTAACGCCAACCCTAACTCCATTGCGGGCGTCACGAACACCTTCTCGTTCAAAGGCCTGGAGCTGAGCGTGTTCTTCCAGGGCTCGTTTGGCAACGACCTCTACAATGAGAACCGCCGCACCACCGAGGGCATGAGCCAGGCCCTCAACCAGAACACCCGCGTGCTGGACCGCTGGACTCCGACCAACACCAACACCGACGTGCCCCGCGCCGTGTTCGGCGACCCGGCCGGCAACAACCAGGTGTCTAGCCGCTTCATCGAGGACGGTTCGTATGTGCGCCTCAAAAACCTGACGTTGGCCTACGGCCTGCCCATGAGCGTGCTGCAGAAATCCGGCATCAGCGGCGTGCGCGTCTACGTGACGGGCCAAAACCTGCTCACCTGGACCGACTACTCCGGCTACGACCCCGAAGTAAGCGCCGACCCCTTCTCCAGCACGGGCTTCGGCCGCGACCTGGGCGTGTATCCGCAGGCGCGCACCTACACGGTAGGTCTGAACGCCACTTTCTAA
- a CDS encoding PfkB family carbohydrate kinase, whose translation MNPVAPIVCLGEFLWDMLPDGRQPGGAPFNVARHLRQLGQPVQLISRVGDDELGTDLLQQLAAQGLGQELIQRSQTHLTGVVKVTLRHGHATYKVVEPVAWDYLQHTDELRDTVAAARMLVYGSLAARGLTTRETLYRLLQVVPYKVFDVNLRAPHYTRSVVQYLLRQADLVKLNESELTEIMGWLGQPATPATALPWLAAHFGLQAVCLTQGTAGATLWHDGHLLEQAGFAVATPGTLGSSDAFLAALLADWPTANPAISLRRACAAAALVATHPGAAPLLSEAAVTALSG comes from the coding sequence ATGAACCCAGTTGCCCCCATTGTCTGCCTCGGTGAGTTCCTCTGGGATATGCTGCCCGATGGCCGCCAGCCCGGCGGCGCGCCGTTCAACGTGGCGCGGCACCTGCGGCAGCTAGGGCAACCGGTGCAGCTCATCAGCCGCGTCGGCGACGACGAGCTGGGCACGGATCTGCTGCAGCAGCTGGCCGCGCAGGGCTTGGGTCAGGAGTTGATCCAGCGCAGCCAGACTCACCTGACGGGCGTGGTGAAGGTGACGCTGCGCCACGGCCACGCCACCTACAAAGTGGTGGAGCCAGTGGCCTGGGACTACCTCCAGCACACCGACGAGTTGCGCGACACCGTGGCCGCCGCCCGGATGCTGGTGTACGGCTCGTTGGCGGCCCGCGGCCTGACCACCCGCGAAACGCTGTACCGCTTGCTGCAGGTGGTACCTTACAAGGTGTTCGACGTGAACCTGCGCGCCCCGCACTACACCCGCTCGGTGGTGCAGTACCTGCTCCGCCAGGCCGATCTGGTGAAGCTCAACGAATCTGAACTTACCGAAATAATGGGCTGGCTAGGCCAGCCCGCTACCCCGGCTACGGCGCTGCCATGGCTGGCGGCGCACTTCGGGCTGCAGGCCGTGTGTCTCACACAAGGCACCGCCGGCGCCACGCTCTGGCACGACGGCCACCTGCTGGAACAAGCCGGCTTTGCAGTGGCCACGCCCGGCACACTAGGCAGCAGCGACGCCTTTCTGGCCGCGCTACTAGCTGACTGGCCCACCGCCAACCCGGCCATCAGTTTGCGGCGGGCCTGCGCGGCGGCGGCGCTGGTGGCTACGCATCCCGGGGCGGCTCCTCTGCTCTCGGAGGCAGCTGTTACGGCCCTTTCCGGCTGA
- a CDS encoding substrate-binding domain-containing protein, with amino-acid sequence MLLFLLAGALLASCAEPAKTPAYRIGFSQCSTSGPWREAMLNGINRELSFHPEVQLRTTDAHDNSDLQQQQIRKLVQGGLDLLIVSPYEAGPVTPAVEEAYAQGIPVLLIDRRTASQRYTAYVGGDNLEVGQTAARYGARLLGRPQGEVIEILGTPGSSATSERHQGFAEGLKAFPGLRVVAQVNGNWQEKTLKPALLAALRAHPNVALIFAHNDAMGRGAYEVCQQLGLAGRVRIIGVDGLVGKGEGIDLVQRGVLDASILYAPGGEDAMRTALKILNKQPYDKENTLGTIVIDSTNVLTLQQQTDKMASQQHDIERQQGLLQRLRATYASQQTILYGLLATLLGALVLGALAWHSARRNRQINRQLALRNAENDKINQQLQQQNEEIRLQRNQLEALAEQSRADTEAKLRFFTNFSHELRTPLTLILGPVEELLTNTPDLTAAQHQDLALVRRNTQRLLQLVNQLLDFRKIEVGKMAVRATYGNLVAFVREIVDAFEKPARLRGVQLRFLAAEPELPAWFDGNILDKVFFNLLSNALKFTPEQGRITISLQASPDGQSLRVSIADTGRGISDQDQAHVFEWFYQGDQGAVAKGSGMGLALAQGLVRLHQGQLTFSSQPGQGSTFVVALPRELPEALRATSDMPTASFLLDEPEAIAATFSPELEATTAAPTDGGSETLVLVIEDNAEVNDFLARRLRTDFRVQSATDGHTGFRMATDMIPDLIVCDVMMPGLSGLEVVTQLRADWRTSHIPVVLLTARSAPEQQVEGVQAGADLYLTKPFNPTFLLESVRTLLANRARQREHFRRELSVDTATVLTNPDQKFLADLTAIVEAHLTRTDLSVEDIARSLGISRMQLYRKVKAVLGTGVTDFIQNLRLTKARELLLDDALSIADVAYELGFSSPSYFSTSFKGRYQISPSEFRAMHITPHH; translated from the coding sequence TTGCTGTTATTCCTGCTGGCCGGGGCGCTGCTGGCGAGTTGTGCGGAGCCCGCCAAAACGCCCGCCTACCGCATCGGATTTTCGCAGTGCAGCACCTCGGGGCCGTGGCGCGAGGCTATGCTCAACGGCATCAACCGCGAGCTGAGCTTCCACCCCGAAGTGCAGCTGCGCACCACCGACGCCCACGACAACAGCGACCTGCAGCAGCAGCAGATCCGCAAGCTGGTACAAGGCGGCCTCGACCTGCTGATTGTGTCGCCGTACGAAGCCGGGCCCGTAACGCCGGCCGTGGAGGAAGCCTACGCTCAGGGCATTCCGGTGCTGCTGATCGACCGGCGCACGGCCTCGCAGCGCTACACGGCCTACGTGGGCGGCGACAACCTGGAAGTGGGCCAGACGGCTGCCCGCTACGGTGCCCGCCTGCTGGGCCGCCCGCAGGGCGAAGTCATTGAGATTCTGGGCACGCCCGGCTCCTCGGCCACTTCGGAGCGCCACCAGGGCTTTGCTGAGGGCCTGAAAGCGTTTCCCGGGCTGCGGGTGGTGGCCCAGGTGAACGGCAACTGGCAGGAAAAAACCCTGAAACCGGCCCTTCTGGCGGCGTTGCGCGCCCACCCCAACGTGGCGCTGATTTTCGCCCACAACGACGCCATGGGCCGCGGCGCCTACGAAGTATGCCAGCAGCTCGGGCTGGCCGGCCGGGTGCGCATCATTGGCGTGGATGGGCTGGTGGGCAAGGGGGAAGGCATTGATCTGGTGCAGCGCGGCGTGCTCGACGCGAGCATTCTGTATGCGCCGGGCGGCGAGGACGCCATGCGCACGGCCCTGAAAATCCTGAACAAGCAGCCTTACGACAAAGAAAACACGCTCGGCACCATCGTCATCGACTCGACCAACGTGCTGACCCTGCAGCAGCAGACCGACAAGATGGCCAGCCAGCAGCACGACATCGAGCGGCAACAGGGCCTGCTGCAACGCCTGCGCGCCACCTACGCCAGCCAGCAAACTATCCTCTACGGCCTGCTGGCGACGCTGCTGGGCGCGCTGGTGCTGGGCGCGCTGGCCTGGCACTCGGCCCGCCGCAACCGGCAGATCAACCGGCAGCTGGCGCTGCGCAACGCCGAAAACGACAAGATCAACCAGCAGCTGCAGCAGCAGAACGAGGAAATCCGGCTGCAGCGCAACCAGCTGGAAGCCCTGGCCGAGCAGTCGCGCGCCGACACCGAGGCCAAGCTGCGCTTCTTCACCAACTTCTCGCACGAGCTGCGCACCCCGCTCACCCTGATTCTGGGGCCCGTGGAAGAGCTGCTCACCAACACGCCCGACCTCACCGCCGCCCAGCACCAGGATCTGGCTCTGGTGCGCCGCAACACCCAGCGGCTGCTGCAGCTCGTGAACCAGCTGCTGGATTTCCGCAAAATCGAGGTGGGTAAGATGGCCGTGCGCGCCACCTACGGCAACCTGGTAGCCTTTGTGCGCGAAATTGTGGATGCCTTCGAGAAGCCAGCCCGGCTGCGCGGCGTGCAGCTGCGGTTTCTGGCCGCCGAGCCCGAGCTGCCGGCTTGGTTCGATGGCAACATCCTCGACAAGGTATTCTTCAACCTGCTCTCCAACGCGCTGAAGTTCACGCCCGAGCAGGGCCGCATCACCATCAGCCTGCAGGCCAGCCCCGACGGCCAGAGCCTGCGCGTGAGCATCGCCGACACGGGCCGCGGCATCAGCGACCAGGACCAGGCGCACGTATTTGAGTGGTTTTACCAAGGCGACCAGGGTGCCGTGGCCAAAGGCTCGGGCATGGGGCTGGCGCTGGCGCAAGGGCTGGTGCGCCTGCACCAGGGCCAGCTCACGTTCAGCAGCCAGCCGGGCCAGGGCAGCACCTTTGTGGTGGCTTTGCCGCGTGAGTTGCCGGAAGCCTTGCGCGCCACCTCCGACATGCCCACGGCCAGCTTCCTGCTCGATGAGCCCGAAGCCATTGCCGCCACCTTCAGCCCCGAGCTGGAAGCCACCACGGCCGCCCCAACCGACGGCGGCAGCGAGACACTGGTGCTGGTGATTGAAGACAATGCTGAAGTCAACGACTTTCTGGCGCGGCGGCTGCGCACTGACTTCCGGGTGCAGAGCGCCACCGACGGCCACACCGGCTTCCGCATGGCCACCGACATGATTCCGGACCTGATAGTGTGCGACGTGATGATGCCCGGCCTGAGCGGCCTGGAAGTGGTGACACAGCTGCGGGCCGACTGGCGCACCAGCCACATTCCGGTGGTGCTGCTCACGGCCCGCAGCGCCCCCGAGCAGCAGGTGGAAGGCGTGCAGGCCGGCGCCGACCTCTACCTGACCAAGCCCTTCAACCCTACCTTTCTGCTGGAAAGCGTGCGGACGCTGCTGGCCAACCGCGCCCGCCAGCGCGAGCATTTCCGGCGCGAGCTGTCCGTGGATACGGCCACGGTGCTCACCAATCCCGACCAGAAATTCCTGGCCGACCTCACGGCCATCGTGGAGGCCCACCTCACCCGCACCGACCTGAGCGTGGAGGACATTGCCCGTAGCCTGGGCATTTCGCGCATGCAGCTCTACCGCAAGGTGAAGGCCGTGCTGGGCACCGGCGTTACGGACTTCATCCAGAACCTGCGCCTCACCAAAGCCCGCGAGCTGCTGCTCGACGACGCCCTCAGCATTGCCGATGTGGCCTACGAGCTGGGCTTCTCCTCACCCTCCTACTTCTCCACCAGCTTCAAGGGCCGCTACCAGATTTCGCCTTCCGAGTTCCGGGCCATGCACATCACCCCGCACCACTGA
- a CDS encoding efflux RND transporter permease subunit, translating to MLDKIIRFALQNRLLMLAFAVGLLIAGTYTARQLPVDVLPDLDRPRVTVFLEAPGMAPEEVEALVTLPVETALNGATGVSAVRSNSAIGLGMVFVEFDYGTDIFTARQIVSEKLQTTVEQLPQGITPVLGPISSVMGQIMLVGLSTSISNEQLAIKNKQSAKVDSAGSPSPRERGPGGEVTNAADLRTLANYTVRQRLLSIPGVAQVIPIGGDNLQYQVLLDMPRLNATSITVSQVEEALRSSNLNTTGNFFDRQGSEVLIRNLGRLRSMQDIENIIVGYRAQSAVRVADVARVEFGARFKRGDGSVNGRPAVILSIEKQPGAATVGLTEAVEKALVELRPSLPKDVQVNTRLFKQSEFIESSISNVEEALRDGAILVVIVLFAFLLNVRTTFISLVAIPLSLIVTALVFRVAGISINTMTLGGLAIAIGELVDDAIVDVENVYRRLRENRQLPQPRPVLQVIYAASSEVRNSIVYATVIVVLVFLPLFALEGMEGRIFAPLGIAYITSIVASLFVSLTVTPVLCYYLLPRMKQMDHPETDGGLVRWLKKKDTHLLHWGLAHPKAILTTVALLFGLAAALVPFFGTEFLPPFNEGSLTVNFSAPAGTSLTESNKLGTLGEQQMLKIPEVAYTARRTGRAELDEHAESVNNSEIEVAFKTEAELEKEGKTMRSRDEILADMRQKLSLITGVNVNIGQPISHRLDHLLSGVRAQVAIKVFGNDLLELRRYANEIRAAAAAVPGVVDLQVEKQVQIPQVLIRPRDEALRAYGMARGEVVRDLETLFQGAVVSQMLDGQKRFDLIVKLPEAQRNHLAALGQTRIETPGGALIPVSEVADISYEPGPNTINHENTQRRITISLNVAERDLGSTVKEIQARVGQQVKLPPGYYLTYGGQFESQQSASQKILWLSLFSLAGIFLVLFSHFKSSYMVGQIMLNIPLALIGSVVAVLLTGGTFSIASLVGFITLTGIASRNGIMMISHYIHLVEHEGEKFGIPMIIRGSLERLVPVLMTALVAALALVPLTLAKDAPGKEILYPVATVILGGLLSSTFLDIIVTPVVFWLVGEKALAQYFAAHRETGLDEHPRELDAAPLTPPSDRNPVLPTQ from the coding sequence ATGCTCGATAAAATAATTCGCTTTGCCCTGCAGAACCGCCTGCTGATGCTGGCTTTTGCCGTGGGGCTGCTGATTGCCGGCACCTACACGGCCCGCCAGCTGCCCGTAGACGTGCTGCCCGACCTGGACCGCCCCCGCGTGACGGTGTTTCTGGAAGCGCCTGGCATGGCCCCCGAAGAGGTGGAGGCCCTCGTGACCCTACCTGTGGAAACGGCCCTGAACGGCGCCACCGGCGTGTCGGCGGTGCGATCCAACTCGGCCATCGGCCTGGGCATGGTGTTCGTGGAGTTCGACTACGGCACTGACATCTTCACGGCCCGCCAGATTGTGAGCGAGAAGCTGCAAACCACCGTCGAGCAGTTGCCGCAGGGCATCACGCCGGTGCTGGGCCCCATTTCCTCCGTGATGGGCCAGATTATGCTGGTGGGGCTTTCGACTTCAATTAGTAATGAACAATTAGCAATTAAGAATAAGCAGTCCGCCAAAGTGGATTCGGCTGGCTCCCCCTCTCCACGGGAGAGGGGGCCGGGGGGTGAGGTCACCAATGCCGCCGACCTGCGCACGCTGGCCAACTACACCGTGCGCCAGCGCCTACTGAGCATCCCCGGCGTGGCCCAGGTCATTCCCATCGGCGGCGACAACCTGCAGTACCAGGTGCTGCTGGATATGCCCCGGCTGAATGCTACCAGCATCACCGTGAGCCAAGTGGAAGAGGCCTTGCGCAGCTCCAACCTCAACACCACCGGCAACTTTTTCGACCGCCAGGGCTCCGAGGTGCTGATTCGCAACCTGGGCCGGCTGCGCTCGATGCAGGACATTGAGAACATCATCGTGGGGTACCGTGCGCAGTCGGCGGTGCGGGTGGCGGATGTGGCGCGGGTGGAGTTCGGGGCCCGCTTCAAGCGCGGCGACGGCAGCGTGAACGGCCGGCCCGCCGTGATTCTGAGCATCGAGAAGCAGCCGGGCGCGGCCACCGTGGGCCTCACCGAAGCCGTGGAAAAGGCTTTAGTGGAGCTCCGGCCTTCCCTGCCCAAGGACGTGCAGGTGAACACGCGGCTGTTCAAGCAGTCGGAGTTTATTGAGTCGTCGATCAGCAACGTGGAAGAGGCCTTGCGCGACGGCGCTATTCTGGTAGTCATCGTGCTGTTTGCGTTTCTGCTGAACGTGCGCACCACGTTTATCTCGCTGGTAGCCATTCCGTTGTCGCTGATCGTGACGGCGCTGGTGTTCCGCGTGGCGGGCATCAGCATCAACACCATGACGCTGGGCGGGCTGGCCATTGCCATCGGCGAGCTGGTGGACGACGCCATCGTGGACGTGGAAAACGTGTACCGGCGCCTGCGCGAAAACCGCCAGCTCCCCCAGCCCCGGCCGGTGCTGCAGGTGATTTACGCGGCCAGTTCGGAGGTGCGCAACTCCATCGTGTACGCCACCGTCATCGTGGTGCTGGTGTTTTTGCCGCTGTTTGCGCTGGAAGGCATGGAAGGCCGCATTTTCGCGCCGCTGGGCATTGCCTACATCACCAGCATCGTGGCCTCGCTATTCGTGTCGCTGACCGTGACGCCGGTGCTGTGCTATTACCTGCTGCCCCGCATGAAGCAGATGGACCACCCCGAAACCGACGGCGGGCTGGTGCGCTGGCTGAAGAAGAAGGACACGCACCTGCTGCACTGGGGCCTGGCGCACCCCAAAGCCATTCTCACCACCGTGGCGCTGCTGTTCGGGCTGGCCGCGGCCCTGGTGCCTTTCTTCGGCACCGAGTTTCTGCCGCCCTTCAACGAAGGCTCCCTGACCGTCAACTTCTCAGCCCCCGCCGGCACCTCCCTCACCGAGAGCAACAAGCTGGGCACGCTGGGCGAGCAGCAGATGCTGAAGATTCCGGAGGTGGCCTACACCGCCCGCCGCACCGGCCGCGCCGAGCTGGATGAGCACGCCGAGTCGGTGAACAACTCGGAGATTGAGGTGGCCTTCAAGACTGAAGCCGAACTCGAAAAAGAAGGCAAAACCATGCGCAGCCGCGACGAAATTCTGGCCGACATGCGCCAGAAGCTCAGTTTGATTACCGGCGTGAACGTGAACATTGGCCAGCCCATTTCGCACCGCCTCGACCACCTGCTTTCGGGCGTGCGGGCGCAGGTGGCCATCAAAGTGTTCGGCAACGATTTGCTGGAGCTGCGCCGCTACGCCAACGAAATCCGCGCCGCCGCCGCCGCGGTGCCGGGCGTAGTGGATCTGCAGGTAGAGAAGCAGGTGCAGATTCCACAGGTGCTCATCCGGCCCCGCGACGAGGCCCTGCGCGCCTACGGCATGGCCCGCGGCGAAGTGGTGCGCGACCTGGAAACTCTGTTTCAGGGCGCCGTGGTGTCGCAGATGCTCGACGGCCAGAAGCGCTTCGACCTGATTGTGAAGCTGCCCGAAGCCCAGCGCAACCACCTCGCCGCCCTGGGCCAGACCCGCATCGAAACGCCCGGCGGCGCCCTGATTCCGGTGAGTGAGGTGGCCGACATCAGCTACGAGCCCGGCCCGAACACCATCAACCACGAAAACACCCAACGCCGCATCACCATCTCGCTGAACGTGGCGGAGCGCGACCTGGGCTCCACGGTCAAGGAAATTCAGGCCCGGGTCGGGCAGCAGGTGAAGCTGCCGCCGGGCTACTACCTCACCTACGGCGGGCAGTTTGAGAGCCAGCAGTCGGCGTCGCAGAAAATTCTGTGGCTGAGTTTGTTTTCGCTGGCCGGCATTTTCCTGGTGCTGTTCTCGCACTTCAAGTCCAGCTACATGGTGGGCCAGATCATGCTCAACATTCCGCTGGCCCTGATTGGCTCGGTGGTGGCGGTGCTGCTCACGGGCGGCACCTTCAGCATTGCCTCGCTGGTGGGCTTCATCACGCTCACCGGCATTGCCTCGCGCAACGGCATCATGATGATTTCGCACTACATCCACCTCGTGGAGCACGAGGGCGAGAAGTTTGGTATCCCGATGATTATCCGCGGCTCCCTGGAGCGGCTGGTGCCGGTGCTGATGACGGCCCTGGTGGCCGCGTTGGCCCTGGTGCCGCTCACGTTGGCCAAGGACGCGCCGGGCAAGGAAATCCTCTACCCGGTGGCCACGGTCATCCTCGGCGGTCTGCTTTCGTCTACCTTCCTCGACATCATCGTGACACCGGTAGTGTTCTGGCTGGTGGGCGAAAAGGCGCTGGCGCAGTATTTCGCGGCGCACCGCGAAACCGGCCTCGACGAACACCCGCGGGAGCTGGACGCGGCGCCCCTCACGCCGCCTTCCGACCGTAATCCGGTACTTCCCACGCAGTAG